DNA from Chitinophaga pendula:
GCTTCGGTCGTTGATCAGCAGTACGGCTAAACAGCGGCAGGTAACGGAGGAAGTGGTGACGCAGGAGCGGCTGGCGGAGATACCGATGGGGCGGTTTGGCACGGCGGGGGAGATAGCTGCTATGGCAGCTTTCCTGGCGACACCGGCGGCGGCTTATATCACCGGCACGAGTACTGCGGTAGATGGTGGTAAAACCCCTGTGATGTAGTTGTAGTAGACTTTATGTTTATATAGAAAAAGGCTGTCGGAATGCTCCGACAGCCTTTTTATTATCTACCTGTTTATCTTTCTTTTATCTCACATCGAACCAGAGGCGGGTGATGAGTGCATCCGGTCCCTGGTTGGCTACGGCCTTTTTGTAGTTGATCCCATTCAATGCCTGCTCGCTGGAGGGATAGGTAAGGCGCAAGGGCATTTTGCCCTGCAACACGCCCTGGTATGCAGGCTTTAACTGGGGATAGTCCAGCCTTCTCCATTCTGTGAAGCCTTCGATGCCTTCGCTGAAGAGGGCCAGCCATTTTTGTTCGCCGATAGCGCGGCGGAAGTTGGTGACATCGTAGGCTAGTGCCGGTTGGGCGAGGTAGTTATTGACTACGGTGGCATCGACGATATTGTACTGGGCGAGGGACGCTCTTATGGCATCTTTATACAGTTGTTCTGCATCTGCGGAGATCAGGCCCCGGGCAGCTGCTTCTGCTTTGATGAAGAGTAGTTCTGCGTAGTTAAACAATATAGCCGGTGCGGTGGTGGCGGTGAAGACGGCACCTACATCAGAGGTTTTATTAAAGCCTAATGCGGAGGCGGAGTCTGTGGGCAAGCCATTGGTAACGCCGAGGATGGGGCCACCATCTTTGGGTTTGGCGGCATATATGGAGAGTCGCGGGTCGTTCAGTGCGAGTAGTTTGTCTACTACGGATTTGCTGATACGGTAGTCGTTCCTGGTTTCGCGGTTGCGGCCTACGGGGTTTTGGTTAGGGGAAGCGAGGTAGTCGAGCTTTACATTGTCGGCGTTGCTGCTGAGGACTGTGGCAGCATTGTTACTTACTTCGTCGAATACTGCTTTGGCGGTGGCTTCGTCCCTGTCGGATATCCTGATAGCGATGCGCAGGCGGAGGGAGTTAGCGAACTGTTTCCAGCGTTTCATATCGCCTTTGAATACCGGGTCGCCCTGGATGGGATTAGCGGTTTCCTGGATGGCGGCTACGGCACCTTTCAGTTCGGCGAGCAGGCCGGTGTATATATCTTTCTGCGCGTCATACCTGGGGGTGAGGAATTCCTTTATGTTGGCGGCCTGGCTATAGGGCACATCGCCATAGAGGTCGGTAAGGTTCTGGAATATCCAGGAACGCATGATAACGCCTACGGCGCGGTAGTTCGGGTTGTGCAAGGTATCCCCCAGCTGGATGAGGGTGGTAAAGTCCTGCACGGGTTGCGCGTAGAAATTGTTCCATATGCTCTGTGAGGTGGTGGCTGCCGGCTGGTATTTATCCGGATCGGTATATTGGATCTTGGCCCAGTATTGTACGTACAGCAGGGATGTTTCCATGGTCGCGTTCTCTCCCCAGTAGATGTCTACTGCGGATTTGATTGCATTAGAGAGGAGGTAGTCCGGTTGTACATTTTCTGACTGGTTAGGATTTTTGTTGATGTCTTCCAGCTGTTTCTGGCAGGCGGCCAGCAAGGTGACTGCTATCAACAGTGCCGGCAATATATATCTGGTATTTACTCGTTTCATGGTTATCGCTTTAATCATACACATTAGAAGGATACATTCAGGTTAAGACCGAAGCTGCGGGTGGTAGGGATCTGCAATGTTTCCAGACCTTGTCCGTTGCCGGTATTGAATGCTGTTTCCGGGTCGATGTTGGGTGCTTTTTTGTCGATGATCCATAGGTTGCGGCCCACGAGGGTGACATCTATGGCCTGGAAGCCCCAGCGTTTTACCAGTTCTTTCGGTAGTGCATATCCTATTCTTACTTCGCGCAGTTTGATGAAGGAGGCGTCGTATACGCTGCTTTCATTGAGGCTGCTATTATATACTGATTTATAGTACCGTTGGGCGGGCAGGATGACGTCGTTCTTTTTGCCGGAGCTGGTAACGCCATCGAATATCATCCCATCATGGTATACGGTTTCTCCATTGGGAGCGCCTGCGTTATGGTTGGGGAGGCGTACGGGTGTGGAGCTGGTATTGTTACCTGCATAATAGTACGGGATTCCACCATTTTCTGCATCGCGGCCAGGGAGGCTGGCTGCCAGTACGCCGGTGTATATGCCGGTGTAGTTGGTACCGGACCAGATGGATCCGCCCTGTTTGGTATCGATGAGGAAGCTGAGGGTCACCCCTTTGAAGGAGAAGGCGTTGTTGATGCTACCGGTCCATTTGGGGGTATAGTATCCCAATACTTTTCTGTCGTTGGCGATCGCTGGTGTACCATCGGGGTTTACCAGTATCTGTCCGCTGGCGTCGCGCTGATAGGCTTTACCATATATGGCACCATATCGTTTGCCTTTGCTGGCCAGCACCTGTACGTTGCCGGAGGTACCCAGTACGTAATCGTTGAGGAAACCATCTTTGTCCAGTTCTACTACTTTGCTCACGTTGCGGGCGTAGTTGATGTTTACATCCCAGCGGAATCCGGAGGCGGTACTTACGGGCGCGCCACCTAATGATATTTCTATCCCTTTGTTGTTGATCTGCCCTGCGTTGAGCAATTTTTTCAGGTAGCCGGTAGAGGCGCTAACATCGGCCAGTAGTATCTGGTTGCGGCTGTTAGCGTTATAGTAGGTCACGTCGATGCGGGCGCGGTTATTGAAGAACCCTGCTTCCAGGCCAATTTCTGCGGAGGAGGTGATCTCAGGTTTGAGGTCGCTCTTCAGGAAGTTGTCAGAAACGGTGAGGAGCGGATATTCACCGAATGGTTGATTGAATGGGTATGTATTGATCAGTTGATAAGGATCTGTATCATTACCTACCTGTGCCCAACCTCCTCTCAGTTTGAGTAGGGTGAGTGCTTTGCTCTGTATGTGGAATGCTTCGTTGAGTACGAGGCTGGCGTTGGCGGATGGATAGAAGTAGGCGTTATTGGCTCGTGGCAATGTAGAGGATTGATCGCGACGGGCGGTGAGGTTAAGGAATGCGTATTCGCGGAAGCCCAGTTGTGCAGAGGCGAATCCGCTATAGATGCGTCGTTTACCGAATATGTTAGAGGACACTACCGGGTCGCGTGAGTTATTCAATGTGTATACATCTTTCACTGCGAGGCGGGGCGCCTGTTGATAGTTTTGTTCTGTTTGATTATTGCGGATGTTACCTCCCACCAGTACATCGAGGTTGAAGTCGCGGCTTAGTTTTTTCACTGCGTTCAAGGTGAACTCGGTGTTTACTTCGGAGATGCCATAGGCATCTTCTGTGTAGGAGCCGAATGGTGTGCCGTTGGTACCGTAGGCTATTTTGTATTTACGGCGGTCGTTGTAATAATCGAGGCCGATGCGGACATTGGCGGTCAGCCAGTCGAGTATCTGGTAGGACAATCGGGTATTGCCGAAGATACGGTTACGTTGTTGTCCTACGGTATTTTCATACTGTATCCAGTAGGGGTTGCTGTAGTAGCTATGGTTCCAGTTATAGTCGGTGCCATCGGGATTTTTATAATCGCGCAGCCTGTTTACATCTACCTGGCGGCCGAACCAGATGAACTGGAGGGTAACGCTGTTACCACGGCGGCCATCGACACCTGGCAGGTTATCTGCGACGCTGCGGGTATAATTGACATTGCTGCTGAACGTCAGTTTAGGCGTGATGCGGTAGGTGGTATTAAAGGAGAAGCTATTCCGGCTGATGCCGGTATTGGGCAGGATGCCTTTTTGTTTGGTATTGTTATAGGAGAACCGGTAATCGAGTTTATCGTTAGAGCCGGCGATTGACAGGCCATTGTTGAGGGTATATCCTGTTACGTAGAAGTCTTTTACGTTATTGGGATGTGGAACCCAGGGAGCAGGTTGGCCATTGGAGAAGAACTGTTTGATCAGTCGGCCATCCATTTTGGGTCCCCAGCTTTCGTCGACGCCATCGTTGATACCGCCCCCTTTACCATCTACGTAGGAGAACTGACCTCCGGAGCCTTGTCCGTATACGTTCTGGAAGGAGGGTAATACGAGGAGGTCTTCTACGGTGGCGTTGGAGGAGACGGTGATGCCCAGGCCCTTTTGTTTACCGCGGCCGGACTTTGTTTTGATCACGATCACGCCATTGGCAGCACGGGAGCCATATAATGCGGCAGCGTTGGGGCCTTTGAGGACGCTGAGGGATTCGATATCTCCAGGGTTGATATCTGCGATAGCGTTAGCGAAGTCGCGGCCGGAGCCTACGCCCAGCTGGGAGTTATCTACCGGTAATCCATCTACTACGAAGAGGGGTTGGTTATTACCTGAGATGGAAGTCTCTCCTCTTATTACGATACGGGAGGAGCCCATGTTACCCTGGCTATTGGTAATGTTGACGCCGGCGATCTTACCCGACAATGCATTGACGAGGTTGGTTTCGCGGGCTTCGGTAATATCTTTTGATTTCAGTTCCTGCATGGCATATCCCAGTGATTTTTTTTCACGGGAGATACCGAGGGCAGTTACTACGACTTCCTGCAATTTACTTTCTGCTGATTCGAGTGCAATGTTGAGTTGGGAGCTTTTACCTACCGGCACTTCGATGGTATTGTAGCCGATGAAGGAGAAGCGGAGGGTATCGGAGGAATTTGCTTTGATGCTGTATTTTCCATCCGCATCGGATTGGGTACCATTGCTGGTTCCTTTTACGACTATGATGACGCCTGGTAGTGGCTGTGCGTCTGTTTTACCGGTGACCACACCTCCGATTTTTATACTTTGCGCGAAGCCAGCCTGGGTGTACAGGATGACGAAGAGCAAGGCTGCGGCATGTCTTGCAAATTTCATGGTTGAGAAAACGTTTGATGAGTAATTTTGTAGTTTAATCAGGTAGTTAACCTACAGCGGATGTGTATTATACACAAAGCAATGCCTGGTGGCAGTTCAATGCTGCCGGTAAGTAATTTGTATATAACAGGTGGTGTATGATGTCAGATCAACAATATATCGCGGCGGAGCAGCCGCATACGGCAGACCATGCGTTGCATGAAGTACGTAAGAAAGCTATGGTTGGAAATTCCGTTGCTGATTGGACGAACACAAAATGCATTATTATACCTGGTTTAGTTGACAGGCGTAAAAGTACACAATAATAATTAATCTACAAATTCTGTAGGGTATTAGTATTAATAAATATTATTCTTGCAGGAGACCGGCGGCGATAAGTAGTTTGCGGACGTCGGGGTCTTTCTCATATTTTTTGATCAGGGCATTTATGTTTTTGGGTGTGAGGGATTGTTTGTTGAAGGTGTCGGGGAATGCGTTGGCCCATGCGTTGCCGAAGATGAGGTTCATCCAGGTGTGGTAGGGTTCGTAGCGGCCGTATCCACGGTATTGCCAGAACTGGTCCATGGAGGTATTGAATGATTGGAGGGCGGCGCTGAATATTTCTTTGTTGATGGTATTGATTGATTTGAGGGACAGTTGTTTTTCCATGTCATCTTTACGATAGAGGGCGATGGCGAAGTGGGAGCCGGTATCTTTTTTTATAGCGTCCTGTAGTTCGTTGAGGGATTTGTAGCCATTGTCTGAGCCATCTGCGCAGTACATCCACAGTATTTTATTCGATTTATCGTATTTGAAGGAGGTGCAGAAGAACAGGGAATCGTAGGAGACATGTACGAGGTAGGTTTTACCTTTTGTATTAAAGTCTTTGATAACGGTGATTTTCTCTTCGTTCCCCTGTTGGGCGCCGGCGACGTTGTAGTTGCGCAAGGGTCGGAATCCGATGTCCTGGTTGCTCAGGGATATATTTTTTTCGCTGATGGTCAGTTGTGCGATGGGGCCATTGCCGGTGGTGTAGGTATACCATTCTCCTTTGATCTGGGCGAGTGTCCAGGTGGACAATAGGAGCAGGCAGCTGAGTGTTGTGAGCATTCTTTTGTGCATATGACCAGGGATTTATGATTATTGAGACTGTTGAGCGAGGCTAAAGATAATCTTGGCAGCGGCGGTATCCAAGCGGGTGCCGGAGGTGGAATCGGCCGGTGTGAAGTGGCGTTTGAAGGCCAGTATGGCGGCGGAGGTATCTTTGATATCGTAGCCGACGATCCGTAATGCCTGTAGGTGGTTGAAGTTCTGGGGTAGTGTGATGGTGGCGGTATCTTTGAACCAGAGGCCGAATCCTTTTTGAGCCAGTTGTTGCCAGGGGAACCATGCGCTGGGGTCTACTTTTCTACCCGGGGCGATATCTCCGTGGCCGATGAAGTTGGCGGTGGGGATGTTGTATTTATGGCGGAGGGTGTCGAGCAGTATTTCGAGGCTATGTATCTGTGCGGGGGCGAAAGGTTCGAAGCCGTTGTTGTCCAGTTCAATGCCTATAGAGGAGGAGTTGATATCGGTGACGCTGCCCCAGCGAGCGACGCCGCCGTGCCAGGCGCGGAGGTAATCGTTGAGCATATGGTGAATGGTACCATTGCGGCAGATGACATAGTGAGCGCTTACCTGGGTGGCGGTGTTGGTGAATGTTTTAAGGGTCTGTTCGCAGGAGTTTTGTGCGGTATGATGGATGATGACGAAGTTAGGTTTGCGCAGGTTAAAGTTGACGGTACCTACCCAGTATTGGGGGAGGGCGGCGGAGTCTGTGGGGACGGGGAATGGTTGTTGGCGGATGGTCGCTGCGTATGTTTTAGTCTGTTGGCGATATGCTTTATTGGTGGTTGCGTATGGATTACGTGCGCAGCCATATACCAGCAGGAGGGCTGCGGCGAGGGGGTAATACCAGGAAGTCAGTTTCATAAGCCAGCTATTTTTGGATAGTTTGATGTCCTACCTATAGCAATTATTGCTCCATTTCTGGGAGGTGCAGGTATTATGCGATACCTGGCGGACATTTACAAAAATAGCATAATCGGTATCAAATGAAAAAAGGCGGGTGAATACCCGCCTTTTTGTTATCACCATTCTATCAACCATTTAAAAAAAACACGACATTATTTTGCATCTGAGTAAGAGAATGGTGCGTCTTTGACAGCTGTACCACGGTTCTTTTCGGGTTGTGCGCTCATACGGAAGTTCAGTTGTCCACCTTTCATCAGTTCGAAGTGGTCGAGCCAGTTTTGCGACAGTGCTTTACCATTCCATTCCATCTTCTGTATGTATCTTTTATCCGGGCCGTTGTCGGCCGCGTTGATCTGCAGTGTTTTACCATTTTCCAGTTTGATGGTAGCGTTTTTGAAGAGGGGGCTACCTACTACGTATTGGGTGGTACCCGGGCAAACGGGGTAGAAACCTAACGCAGAGAATACGTACCATGCGGAGGTTTGTCCGTTGTCTTCGTCACCGCAATAGCCGTCGGGAGTGGGGGTATACAGGCGGTCCATTACTTCACGGAGCCAGTATTGTGCTTTCCAGGGTGCGCCTGCATAGTTATAGAGGTAGATCATGTGTTGAATGGGTTGGTTGCCATGTGCGTACTGGCCCATGTTCATGATCTGCATTTCCCGGATTTCGTGTATGGTGAAGTTATAATAGCTATCGTCGTACACGGGAGGCATTACGAATACGGAGTCTAGCATTTTCACGAACATTTCCCTGCCGCCCATGAGGTTGGCGAGGCCTTTTACGTCATGGAATACGGACCAGGTGTAGTGCCAGCTATTTCCTTCGGTGAAGGCATCTCCCCATTTGAACGGGTTGAACGGAGACTGGAAGTTACCATCTTTATTACGGCCTCTCATGAGGCGGGTTTCTTTATCGAAGAGGTTACGGAAGTTCTGGCTACGTTTCTCATATTTTGAGATATCATCTGCCGGGCGTTTGATTGCTTTTGCGAGCTGGTAGATGGTGAAGTCATCGTAGGCGTATTCGAGGGTACGTGCGGCGTTTTCGTTTATTTTCACGTCGTAGGGTACGTATCCCAGTTCGTTATAGTATTTCACGCCTCTGCGGCCTACGGATTCGAGGGGGCCTTCATTTTCGGCATTTTTCTGTAATGCTTCGAAGGCGGTGTTTACATCGAAGTTGCGTACGCCTTTGATGTAGGCGTCGGCGATGATGGAGGCGGAATTGGAGCCGATCATACAATCGCGGTGTCCGGGGCTGGCCCATTCGGGAAGCCATCCACTTTCTTTATAGGCGTTCACGAGTCCCTGCATGATGTGGCTGTTCATTTCGGGATACATGAGGTTAAAGAAGGGGAATGCGGAGCGGAAGGTATCCCAGAAGCCGTTGTCGGTGAACATGTACCCTGGCAGTACTTGTCCGTTGTATGGGCTGTAGTGTACTACTTCTTTCTTCTCGTTCATTTCGTAGAATTTGCGCGGGAAGAGGAGTACTCTATAGAGGCAGGAGTAGAAAGTACGTGTTTGATCGACGGTGCCACCTGTTACGAGGATGCGGCCCAGTTCTTTATTCCACGTTGCTTTAGCCTGTGTTTTTATGTCGTCGAAGCTGCGGTTGCCGATTTCCTGCAGGAGGTTTAGTTCTGCTTGTTCGGGGCTGATGAAAGAGGAGGCTACTTTGGCCTGTACTTTTTCGCCCTTTACGGTAGCGAAGCCTATGATGGCGCCACTATGATTGGATTTGGATTCGAGGATACCGGCAGAGAGGGTGCTATCCTTCCAGGTGGCCTGGTAGGAGAACGGTTTATCGAAATAGATGACGAAATAGTTTTTAAAGTTGGCTGGTACGCCGCCGCTGTTGCGGGTGGTATAGCCAATGATCTTGCGTTCTGCGGGGATCACTTTTACGAAAGAACCTCTGTCGAGGGCATCGATGATAACGAATGCGCTGTCGGTTTTCGGGTAGGTAAAGCGGAAACGGGCAGCTCTTTCGGTGGGGGTGATCTCGGTGGTTACGTCGTGATCGGCGAGGTATACGCTGTAGTAGTATGGTCTGGCGGTTTCTGATTTATGAGAGAACCAGCTGGCGCGATCGTTTTCGCGGAATTTGGGTTTGCCGGTTACGGGCATGATAACGAACTGGCCGTAATCGTTGATCCAGGGGCTGGGTTGGTGGGTTTGTTTGAAGCCGCGTATCTTTTCGGCGTCGTAGGTATATGCCCAACCATCTCCCATTTTGCCGGTTTGCGGCATCCAGAAGTTCATTCCCCAGGGGAGGGCGATAGCCGGATAGGTGTTACCCTGTGAGAGGCTATGTTTGGAAGCTGTTCCCATAAGGGGATTGACCCAGTCTGCCGGGTCTTGTACGGAAGTGACGATCTGTGCCTGCGACTGTAAGGAAAGCAGTGTCAGGGCACCAAGCAATAATTTTCTCATGATGCTATAAATAAACTCAATAGTTTCCAACTATATTCCACCAGGTAAGCGACTTACAGATAGTATGACAGGTCTATCTTACGATCTTTGGTTGGGACACTGGTCCTGATACGTGGAAAGCAGTAAAAATACTTGTTCAATGGAAAGATAACGTAATATTTTATGAGTGGAAAATGCAAAAATGCTAAACTGAGGAAATATAGTACCTGTCTGGGGCTAAAACATTTTAGCAACAAGCATTTAGGGCCGTATTTTTTTAGCAATAAAAAAGGGGTGGGATTGGGATGATATACTTTAGAATGTGGGGGTGGCGTTATTAAATTCTGTCATTTGAGCGACATAAAAAGCAGATTTAGCGTTTTTTTAACTGTGGGCATTATAATGCTTCGTAATATTGGTCTATCTCTCTTGATCTACTTCTTTAAATTTATTTTCATGCGCAAACGTCTAACTAGTTCCGGCGCTGCCATCTTCCCTCTACTTTTTTTATCGGCGGTGATATTCACTGCCTGTAAGAAGGACAGTAAGTCAGATCCGCAGCCGGGCAATCCTGATCCGGTGAACAATACTGCCAAATCGGATGAGGATTCTCTTAAGTACCTGATGTACAGGACCATGCAGGTGTCTTATGTGAGTGGGGGTCGGAGTACGACTACGGACCTTCCCTCCTACTACTGGTATACGCAGGTACCTGCGATCGATCCTTTCAGTGCGACTTATGCGAAGGCGGAGGATCTGTTAAGTGCGATGATCAACAAGGTATCGCCTACGGACCGGTATAGTTTCCTGGACAGGACGGGATCGCTGGCGAACAAGTTGCAGAATGGCATCAGCCAGGATGCGGCACCTGGAGAGGGTGGCAGTTATGGTATGGAGGTGACGTATGCGCTGGATCAGAGTAACAAGAGCCACCTGATGGTATTGTACACGGACAAGAACGGGCCGGCATCGGCAGCAGATATACAGAGGGGTGCGGAGATCACGGCGATTAACGGTGATGCCAATATTGCCTATGATAACGGGGGGCCTATCAGTCAGAAGGTGTATGCTGCTATTCACAGTTCGAAGCAGGTGACGTTGACGGTTCGGAAGCCGAAGGCGACAGCGACTGTGACTATACCACTGACTTCTACGAGCTTTAAGATCAACCCGATATTATTTGACAATGTCAGTAATGTAGGTGGACGTCAGGTAGGTTATTTCTCTTTTTATACTTTTTCCAGCATTTATGGTGACAATGATGCGCCGACTAATACGAAGCAGGTGTTGGATCAGTTGTTTGCCAAGTTCAAGGCAGCTGGTATACAGGACCTGATCGTAGATCTACGTTATAATGGCGGGGGTGCGGTGGTGACTGCGGAATACCTGGACAATGCGATCGCTCCTGCCAGCGCGGGCGGGCAGGTGATGTATAATTTTATTTACAACAACAAGTTAACGGCTAATCTGAGCAGGACGGGACTGGAATCGGTAGTAAAGTTTGACGGTACTACGGGTGGCCTGAACCTGACGCGTGTATTCTTTATTACGAGTGGCAGCACAGCATCTGCCAGTGAGCTGACGTTACAGAACCTGAAGCCATATATGAATGTGATATTGGTGGGTGATAAGACCTATGGCAAGCCGGTAGGCTTCATTCCTTTCACCTTATCGATCTATAAGAGCGGACAGGAGAAGTATATGGGAGATCTGTATGCTATCAATTTTGAGACTAAAAATGCGCGGCAGGAAGGCGGTTATTTCACTGGCATTGATGTGAACAAGCAAGCGACTGACTTTGTGAATGTGCCCTGGGGGGATGCACAGGATGAGCACCTGCAACAGATATACAGTTATATCAATACCGGCGCTTTCAAGCGGGATGCCAGTACGGAGCGTGTTATCAGCAACCCGGACAGCAGGAAGGTGATGTCTACTGCTCTACCATCCGGGTCATTCAACGGTATGATCGATTATCGCCAGCGCGGAGGTATCCGTTAAGGGTTAGCGATGTTGATCGTATTGGAGGGCCGGTGCTGCGGCCTGTAAATAAGCGATATCTTTTTCTGATAATGGAGGGGTGGCAGTTAGTTCTGCCGCCTCTTCGAGTTGTTGGAGGGTCCGAATGCCGACGATGGCGCTGGTAATAGCCGGGTGATGGAGGGCGTAGCGGATGGCGGTTTGTGCGGGCAGGCGTTCGCTGCCGGAGTGGTTGTTGATAGCTTCTGCTGCTCTATGTACGGCGGTGGCGTCGTGGTCGAGGTAGGCGCCGGGGGCTTTACCTGCGAGCAGGCCTTTGGCTACGCTACCTCTTGCCAGCACGCCTATTTCGTGTTGCTGGAGGAGTGGCAGGCAGGATTCTTCCGGGCGTCTGTCCAGCAAGCTGTATTGCATCATGACGCTGGTGATGCCGGCCCGTTGTACGTATTCGCGGATGACATTGGGCCGGATGGAGGAGATGCCATAATACCTGATCTTCCCTTGTTGTTTCAATATTTCGAAGGCGGCGATGGTATCATCGATCGTATCTTCTATGGTGCCACCATGCAGTTGATAGAGATCTATGTAATCGGTCTGCAGGCGGCGTAAGCTATCTTCTACTGCTTTGAGGATATATTCCCTGGAGGGATTCCAATCCCATCCGCTGCCATCGGGTCTCCATTGGTTACCGACCTTTGTGGCCAGTACGACCTCTCCCCTTTTTTGTTTCAGGGCTTTACCCACGGACATTTCGTTTTGTCCGTGATCGTATAGGTCTGCGGTATCAAACAAGTTGATGCCTTTATCAACTGCGATACCGATGAGGCGGTCATTTTCTTTGTCGTCGTTTCCTAATGACATGCAGCCGAATCCGACGCGGCTGATACGGAGGGAGGATTTGCCCAGCAGGTGATATTCCATCGCGATGAATTTATGGGTAAGCTAGCTTTATTCTTCTATCAGTTGGATGCCTGTTTGTGTAAAGGCGATGCGGCGTTGTTTGTACAAGGCACCGGTTGTCATTTTGAATGTTTTTTTGCTCATGCCGAAGAATTCATAGATCTCTTCCGGATCGGATTTATCGTGATACGGGAGGTAGTTATTATTTTCTTTGAGTAGGCGAATGATCTTTTCGCTTTCGTCTTCTACTTTTTTATAGCCAGGTTGTCCGAGTACGACATCCAGTTTATTGTCTTCGCGTATTGCTTTGACGAAGCCCTGGAGTTGGTCGCCGATATCTACGGTACGGAATACGTCGCCGAAGTGGAGGATACCGGTATGTTTGTTATTGATGATGACTACGAATCCGATCTCTGTGCGGCGATAGATGGTGATGTTGACCATTTCTTTTTCGCTTACGGTGAGGGGATCGTTGCTGAGGAACTGTTCTATTTTTTCGGTGGCGGCTACTCTTCCTGTCATTTCGTCGATATAGATCCTGACGAGGTATTCCTGTTTGGGAACCATGCGGGAGAGTTGTTGAGAGAGCGGGACGAAGATGTCTTTCATGAGGCCCCAGTCGAGGAATGCGCCCTGTGGGGTGACGCTAACGGCCTGAAGGTTGACTATATCCCCTACTACACCTTTTGGCTCTTGGGTGGTGGCGATGAGCCTGTTTTCCGAGTCATGATAAAGGAACACTTTCAGTTCATCCCCTATTTTGGTATTGGCAGGTACGAAACGTTTGGGCAGTAATATTTCCTGATCAATTCCTTCGAGGTATACACCGAAATCTGCCTGTTTTTTAACGCGTAGCCAGTTATAGTCGCCGATCTTTATCATAAATGTGCTGTAGATTATGGGGCGAAGGTACGTTGTTAATTGGTAAGAGCGGGGCTGGCGATCTCTGCTACAAAAAT
Protein-coding regions in this window:
- a CDS encoding S41 family peptidase, coding for MRKRLTSSGAAIFPLLFLSAVIFTACKKDSKSDPQPGNPDPVNNTAKSDEDSLKYLMYRTMQVSYVSGGRSTTTDLPSYYWYTQVPAIDPFSATYAKAEDLLSAMINKVSPTDRYSFLDRTGSLANKLQNGISQDAAPGEGGSYGMEVTYALDQSNKSHLMVLYTDKNGPASAADIQRGAEITAINGDANIAYDNGGPISQKVYAAIHSSKQVTLTVRKPKATATVTIPLTSTSFKINPILFDNVSNVGGRQVGYFSFYTFSSIYGDNDAPTNTKQVLDQLFAKFKAAGIQDLIVDLRYNGGGAVVTAEYLDNAIAPASAGGQVMYNFIYNNKLTANLSRTGLESVVKFDGTTGGLNLTRVFFITSGSTASASELTLQNLKPYMNVILVGDKTYGKPVGFIPFTLSIYKSGQEKYMGDLYAINFETKNARQEGGYFTGIDVNKQATDFVNVPWGDAQDEHLQQIYSYINTGAFKRDASTERVISNPDSRKVMSTALPSGSFNGMIDYRQRGGIR
- a CDS encoding aldo/keto reductase, yielding MEYHLLGKSSLRISRVGFGCMSLGNDDKENDRLIGIAVDKGINLFDTADLYDHGQNEMSVGKALKQKRGEVVLATKVGNQWRPDGSGWDWNPSREYILKAVEDSLRRLQTDYIDLYQLHGGTIEDTIDDTIAAFEILKQQGKIRYYGISSIRPNVIREYVQRAGITSVMMQYSLLDRRPEESCLPLLQQHEIGVLARGSVAKGLLAGKAPGAYLDHDATAVHRAAEAINNHSGSERLPAQTAIRYALHHPAITSAIVGIRTLQQLEEAAELTATPPLSEKDIAYLQAAAPALQYDQHR
- a CDS encoding CvfB family protein; the protein is MIKIGDYNWLRVKKQADFGVYLEGIDQEILLPKRFVPANTKIGDELKVFLYHDSENRLIATTQEPKGVVGDIVNLQAVSVTPQGAFLDWGLMKDIFVPLSQQLSRMVPKQEYLVRIYIDEMTGRVAATEKIEQFLSNDPLTVSEKEMVNITIYRRTEIGFVVIINNKHTGILHFGDVFRTVDIGDQLQGFVKAIREDNKLDVVLGQPGYKKVEDESEKIIRLLKENNNYLPYHDKSDPEEIYEFFGMSKKTFKMTTGALYKQRRIAFTQTGIQLIEE